In Aquimarina sp. TRL1, a single window of DNA contains:
- the prs gene encoding ribose-phosphate diphosphokinase → MNYLHLDPLFTPFGPSIHFEAFVFSGGEPHIKIQEIPLGEEICITHRIRSFNDLGLLLIATDALKRMGVATIDVFIPYFPAARQDRVMVVGEALSVKVYTDIINAQGYRQVKVFDPHSEVVPALLNNVTVLHNYDFVKESLEQIKEEVVLISPDGGALKKIYKVSGFLGGIPVVECSKKRDVKTGQLSGFKVYEDTLEGKHCVIVDDICDGGGTFLGLATALRAKQAAKLSLIVSHGIFSKGTTALEDCFDTVFTTNSFADVEGENITQIKL, encoded by the coding sequence ATGAATTATCTACATCTAGATCCTCTTTTTACACCTTTCGGACCATCTATTCATTTTGAAGCATTTGTTTTTAGTGGAGGAGAGCCACATATTAAAATTCAGGAGATACCCCTGGGGGAAGAAATTTGTATTACTCATAGAATACGATCATTCAATGATTTAGGCTTATTGTTGATTGCAACTGATGCATTAAAGAGGATGGGAGTAGCCACCATAGATGTATTTATACCGTATTTTCCGGCAGCGAGACAAGACAGAGTTATGGTTGTAGGTGAGGCATTAAGTGTCAAAGTGTATACAGATATCATAAATGCGCAGGGATATCGTCAGGTAAAGGTATTTGATCCGCATTCAGAGGTAGTCCCAGCGTTACTAAATAATGTAACGGTGCTTCATAACTATGATTTTGTAAAAGAATCTTTAGAGCAAATAAAAGAGGAGGTCGTGTTGATTTCTCCTGATGGGGGAGCCTTAAAGAAAATTTATAAAGTTTCAGGATTTTTAGGAGGAATTCCGGTAGTAGAGTGTTCTAAGAAAAGAGATGTGAAAACCGGGCAGCTATCTGGATTCAAAGTATACGAAGATACTTTAGAAGGAAAACATTGTGTTATAGTAGATGATATCTGTGATGGAGGAGGAACATTTTTAGGGCTGGCAACAGCATTGAGGGCAAAACAGGCAGCAAAATTAAGTTTAATTGTAAGTCACGGGATATTTAGTAAGGGTACAACAGCTTTGGAGGATTGTTTTGATACTGTTTTTACAACAAACTCATTTGCAGATGTAGAAGGAGAAAACATTACTCAGATAAAATTATAA
- a CDS encoding ADP-ribosylglycohydrolase family protein, with protein MNADRIWGGIFGVAVGDALGVPVEFKTRESLKENPVSEMKGYMSWNQPPGTWSDDSSLLFCTIAALLEEYNLERIGNYFVRWYREGFWGAHHEVFDIGGSTKHAIQRIMKGESAKFSGNLFAEDNGNGSLMRILPLVYFLAPEKDMTRRYQIVKEVSSITHAHFRSVFACFIYVEYGLLLLKGINKKTAYQKVKERVLDFAKKMEFNPEEIALFSRVLVQDIESQKEEAIHSSGYVLHSLEASLWCFLQEDTYKKTVLKAVNLGGDTDTTAAIAGGMAGLYYGYDNIPQIWKNQIARYKDIEKLIASFCNRLIVI; from the coding sequence ATGAATGCAGATCGTATTTGGGGAGGGATTTTTGGAGTAGCTGTTGGAGATGCTCTAGGAGTTCCGGTGGAATTTAAAACAAGAGAAAGTCTAAAAGAAAACCCTGTTTCAGAAATGAAGGGCTATATGTCATGGAATCAACCTCCAGGAACCTGGTCTGATGATAGCTCATTATTATTTTGCACAATAGCTGCTTTACTAGAAGAATATAACCTCGAAAGAATAGGAAACTACTTTGTGCGATGGTATAGAGAAGGCTTTTGGGGAGCACATCATGAGGTATTCGATATAGGAGGAAGTACAAAGCATGCTATTCAAAGAATTATGAAGGGAGAATCTGCAAAGTTTTCGGGGAATTTATTTGCAGAGGATAATGGGAATGGATCCCTCATGAGAATTTTACCATTGGTGTATTTTTTAGCTCCTGAAAAAGATATGACTAGGAGGTATCAAATCGTAAAAGAGGTCTCGTCAATTACACATGCTCATTTTAGATCAGTGTTTGCCTGTTTTATATATGTAGAATATGGATTGTTATTGTTGAAAGGCATAAATAAAAAAACAGCTTATCAAAAAGTAAAAGAAAGAGTATTGGATTTTGCCAAAAAAATGGAATTTAACCCTGAGGAAATAGCACTGTTTTCTAGGGTACTAGTACAGGATATAGAGAGTCAAAAAGAAGAAGCTATACATAGTTCTGGATATGTATTACATTCGTTGGAGGCTTCTTTATGGTGCTTTCTACAGGAAGACACCTATAAAAAAACCGTATTGAAAGCAGTTAATTTAGGAGGAGATACAGACACTACTGCTGCTATTGCTGGAGGGATGGCAGGACTTTATTATGGGTATGATAATATACCTCAAATATGGAAAAACCAAATAGCAAGATATAAGGATATAGAAAAATTGATCGCAAGCTTTTGTAATCGGCTGATAGTAATATGA
- a CDS encoding RNA 2'-phosphotransferase: protein MKNNDKRIGKFLSLILRHQPEKIGIQLDKNGWVEVSSLLEKIKVYYPQLDQELLEHLVKTNDKQRYAFNDDKTKIRANQGHSVSVALAYEAEKPPEMLYHGTIAAFMKSICKEGLLKMNRHHVHLSQDIETATKVGARRGKPVILFIQSGKMYREGISFFKSKNGVWLTESVPSRYINVTE from the coding sequence ATGAAAAACAATGATAAAAGAATAGGGAAGTTTTTAAGTTTGATTTTAAGGCATCAACCTGAAAAAATAGGAATACAACTCGATAAAAATGGCTGGGTAGAAGTCTCTAGTTTATTGGAGAAAATAAAGGTGTATTACCCTCAATTGGATCAGGAATTATTAGAGCATTTGGTAAAGACAAATGATAAACAGCGCTACGCCTTTAATGATGATAAAACCAAAATCCGGGCCAATCAAGGACATTCCGTTTCAGTAGCATTAGCTTATGAAGCCGAAAAACCCCCAGAAATGTTATACCATGGAACAATTGCTGCTTTTATGAAATCTATTTGCAAAGAAGGGTTGCTAAAAATGAATAGACATCATGTGCATCTGAGTCAGGATATAGAAACAGCTACAAAAGTTGGAGCCAGAAGAGGAAAACCTGTTATACTGTTTATCCAGTCAGGAAAAATGTACCGGGAAGGAATTTCTTTTTTTAAATCAAAAAATGGAGTTTGGTTAACAGAGTCAGTACCTTCGCGGTATATAAATGTTACTGAATAA
- a CDS encoding metallophosphoesterase family protein gives MMRTLVIGDIHGGFKALLQLLKRAKVTTEDRLIFLGDYVDGWSESATLIDFLIQLDKKQTCVFIKGNHDVWWGEWLEYQKTDNKIWYQNGGRETITSYRGASYDLAAHYTFYKKLKNYHIDDQNRLFIHAGFSSMHGPQKEVYESNYSWDRTLWEMALTMDTNIEKTASVYPQRLKLFSEIYIGHTPTIKYNRDTPMRGVNVWNIDTGAAFTGKLTALDIETKEYWQSDALPSLYPMESGRN, from the coding sequence ATAATGAGAACATTAGTCATAGGAGATATTCATGGAGGGTTTAAAGCGCTATTACAATTGCTTAAAAGAGCAAAAGTAACAACAGAAGACAGACTTATTTTCTTAGGAGATTATGTGGATGGATGGAGTGAATCCGCAACTCTTATTGATTTTCTAATACAACTAGATAAAAAACAAACCTGTGTTTTTATCAAAGGAAACCACGATGTATGGTGGGGAGAATGGTTGGAGTATCAAAAAACAGATAATAAAATCTGGTATCAAAACGGAGGAAGAGAGACAATTACTTCATATAGAGGGGCATCTTATGACCTGGCTGCTCACTACACGTTTTATAAAAAACTAAAAAATTACCACATCGATGATCAGAATCGATTATTTATTCATGCAGGTTTCTCCTCTATGCATGGTCCCCAAAAAGAAGTGTATGAGTCCAATTATAGCTGGGATAGAACATTATGGGAAATGGCATTGACAATGGATACCAATATTGAGAAAACAGCTAGTGTATACCCCCAACGTCTGAAGTTGTTTTCTGAAATATATATAGGACATACTCCTACAATCAAATATAACCGTGATACTCCAATGAGGGGAGTGAATGTATGGAATATAGATACCGGAGCTGCTTTTACAGGAAAGTTAACAGCATTGGATATAGAAACTAAAGAGTATTGGCAAAGTGATGCATTGCCTTCGTTATACCCAATGGAGAGCGGCAGGAACTAA
- a CDS encoding TonB-dependent receptor, giving the protein MKKFYIAGIAMLLLCISMHGQQVYTIEGKILNKETKKPIADVTVKLHNQYHVSDIHGNFRFKEIIEGQYILECSHVGYKTEKQSIDISKNTVLKIEMETISEILDNVLITGKTEKRKRKEIPMVSTVVDEEFLKSNRENSLMKTLEKIPGVSTISIGTGMSKPVIRGLGFNRVVVVQNGIKHEAQQWGSDHGLEIDQYGINAVEVIKGPASLLYGSDAIAGVVNILPPPILKKNELQGEISLLAQTNTNLLGGSIGLQKRYDHWYYGGRFTYRDYGDYKVPTDRIYYENYIFELQDQYLRNTAGVEKNASFITGYVSDRLTSSLMISNVNAKNGFFANAHGLEVRTSSIDYDQSNRDIDLPYHSVNHLKITNNTLFHGEHIDIEIEAGFQHNDREEHSEPVPHGYMPKPPATLERKFMKNTYSLNWRGYTKHIDVHKIHIGTNLEYQNNNIGGWGFLIPEYDRFSIGAYAYDQYQIHNNLHLQAGIRYDYGTLKTKEYFDWYQSPITDETGVQTQVNLQRAFKKNKTYGNFSGSLGLSYLHKKMTYKINIGKSFRMPLANELASDGVNYHMYRYEKGNIDLSAEEAYQLDVSIEREHNNYQLTISPFVNYFNNYIYLNPTSEYYETLQIYEYTQSEVFRMGGEVSVSVEPLPNITLDISGAYVFSRQMSGAKKDFTLPFSPPLSGMLTASYQFKDTRLVKKSVLQTAFKIAASQDEIVPPEEKTAGYQRVDLSWSSSFQFFRKYDPISISLKINNVFNTRYFDHTSFYRLIDVPEPGRNVSVSINLPINNTNK; this is encoded by the coding sequence ATGAAGAAATTCTATATCGCAGGAATTGCGATGCTGTTACTATGCATATCTATGCATGGTCAGCAAGTATACACTATTGAAGGAAAAATCCTTAATAAGGAAACGAAGAAACCTATTGCAGATGTAACTGTAAAGCTTCATAATCAGTACCATGTATCTGATATCCATGGAAACTTTCGGTTTAAGGAAATAATAGAGGGGCAATACATTTTGGAATGCTCCCACGTGGGATACAAAACAGAAAAACAATCAATAGATATTTCAAAAAATACAGTATTGAAAATCGAGATGGAAACCATTTCAGAAATACTGGATAATGTGTTGATTACCGGTAAGACCGAGAAACGGAAAAGAAAAGAAATCCCAATGGTATCTACAGTTGTTGATGAAGAGTTTCTAAAATCCAATAGAGAAAATAGTTTGATGAAAACGTTAGAAAAAATTCCGGGAGTAAGTACCATTAGTATCGGAACAGGAATGTCGAAACCTGTTATTAGGGGACTGGGATTCAATAGAGTTGTGGTGGTACAGAACGGAATAAAACACGAAGCCCAGCAGTGGGGGAGTGATCATGGGTTAGAAATCGATCAATACGGAATTAATGCAGTAGAGGTTATTAAAGGACCTGCATCTTTATTGTATGGGTCGGATGCAATAGCAGGAGTGGTCAACATTTTGCCTCCTCCAATATTGAAAAAAAATGAACTACAGGGAGAAATAAGCCTATTGGCACAAACGAACACCAATTTGTTAGGAGGATCAATAGGACTTCAGAAACGATACGATCATTGGTATTATGGAGGTAGGTTCACCTATAGAGATTATGGAGATTATAAGGTGCCAACTGATAGAATATACTATGAGAATTACATTTTCGAGCTTCAGGATCAATATTTGAGAAATACTGCAGGAGTAGAAAAAAATGCCAGTTTTATAACAGGGTATGTTTCTGATCGTCTGACGTCTTCTCTGATGATTAGTAATGTAAATGCAAAGAATGGTTTTTTTGCAAACGCACATGGATTGGAAGTTAGGACTTCTTCCATTGATTATGATCAAAGTAACAGAGATATTGATTTGCCATATCACAGTGTAAATCATTTAAAAATAACAAATAATACACTTTTTCATGGAGAACATATCGATATAGAAATAGAAGCAGGCTTTCAGCATAATGACAGAGAAGAGCATTCAGAACCGGTGCCTCATGGTTATATGCCAAAACCTCCAGCTACATTGGAAAGAAAGTTTATGAAAAATACCTATTCACTAAACTGGAGAGGGTATACGAAACACATTGATGTGCATAAGATCCATATCGGAACGAATCTGGAATACCAAAATAATAATATAGGAGGATGGGGATTTCTGATCCCTGAATATGATCGTTTTTCTATAGGAGCATATGCGTATGATCAATATCAAATTCATAATAACCTGCATTTGCAGGCAGGTATAAGATATGACTATGGAACTCTAAAAACCAAAGAATATTTTGATTGGTATCAATCGCCAATAACAGATGAAACCGGAGTACAAACACAGGTTAATCTGCAAAGAGCTTTCAAAAAGAATAAGACGTATGGAAATTTTAGTGGCTCTTTGGGGCTTAGTTATTTGCATAAAAAAATGACCTATAAAATTAATATAGGGAAAAGTTTTAGGATGCCATTAGCCAATGAATTAGCCTCAGATGGGGTTAATTATCACATGTATCGATATGAGAAAGGGAACATTGATTTATCAGCAGAAGAAGCCTATCAGTTAGATGTCAGTATTGAAAGGGAACATAATAACTATCAGCTGACGATAAGTCCTTTTGTCAACTATTTTAACAATTATATCTATTTAAACCCTACTTCCGAGTATTATGAAACCTTACAGATATACGAATATACACAGAGTGAGGTTTTTAGAATGGGAGGAGAAGTCTCAGTATCCGTAGAGCCATTACCTAATATCACTTTAGATATCTCTGGAGCATATGTATTTTCCAGACAAATGAGCGGAGCAAAAAAAGATTTTACCCTACCATTTTCTCCCCCTTTATCAGGAATGTTAACTGCTTCCTACCAATTTAAAGATACGCGTTTGGTTAAGAAATCAGTATTGCAAACAGCGTTTAAAATTGCAGCATCACAAGATGAAATTGTTCCTCCCGAAGAAAAAACAGCTGGATATCAGCGTGTAGATCTTTCATGGAGCTCGTCTTTTCAGTTTTTTAGAAAATACGATCCCATATCCATTTCTCTAAAAATCAATAATGTGTTCAATACCAGGTATTTTGATCATACCAGTTTTTATAGGTTAATTGATGTTCCGGAGCCTGGAAGAAACGTATCAGTTTCAATTAACCTACCTATAAATAATACCAATAAATAA
- a CDS encoding DUF4625 domain-containing protein, with translation MKRRIVSPVFIVLFFTFLLSCSSDDEQRDEEKPTITLQYDNGFPQSCTELKRGQRYTIRVKVSDNKELASYGIDIHHNFDHHTHDDQGAQCTLGPIKKPVKPMIYMKNNTLETGKKSYEIVHEVQLGEDIDVGDYHCQISVTDITGWQARTSVDIKIVK, from the coding sequence ATGAAGAGAAGAATTGTTTCCCCTGTTTTTATAGTATTATTTTTTACTTTTTTACTGTCCTGTTCCAGTGATGATGAACAACGGGATGAAGAAAAACCAACCATTACATTACAATATGATAATGGGTTTCCTCAATCATGTACAGAACTAAAAAGAGGACAACGCTATACGATTAGAGTAAAGGTATCGGATAACAAAGAATTAGCTTCCTACGGGATTGATATTCATCATAATTTTGACCATCATACGCATGATGATCAGGGAGCACAATGTACACTGGGTCCCATAAAAAAACCTGTAAAACCAATGATTTATATGAAGAATAACACATTGGAAACAGGTAAGAAATCGTATGAAATTGTTCATGAAGTGCAGCTAGGGGAAGATATTGATGTAGGAGACTATCACTGTCAGATTTCAGTTACGGATATTACCGGGTGGCAAGCGAGAACTTCGGTAGATATTAAAATAGTAAAGTAA
- the tssD gene encoding type VI secretion system tube protein TssD — translation MSVITKLYYDDKQLNVIEYRLAFKQEIDHSGKPSTKPQLKGLYVKVEYPQDSEILDWMITPSLTKQLQLKISSAIIGKKTRTIEFIDAHCVGYKEQYKEKDSYPITIDLEITSGGVIDGATEYSEYWRKTYPTDNTSITTREAIDTSPEFITSYYVDENGNKISAPTLGETVFLIAESKNMIGETVDIELGDLTGAFEYNGSVLTQKTLENIVIDSNTMKIKLKAVNPLEN, via the coding sequence ATGAGCGTTATTACTAAACTATATTACGATGATAAGCAATTAAATGTCATAGAGTATCGATTAGCATTTAAACAAGAAATTGATCATAGTGGTAAGCCTTCAACCAAGCCACAATTGAAAGGGTTGTATGTAAAGGTTGAATACCCGCAAGACAGTGAGATTCTCGACTGGATGATTACTCCTTCACTTACCAAACAATTACAGCTAAAAATAAGCTCTGCCATTATTGGCAAAAAAACCAGAACCATTGAATTTATTGATGCGCATTGTGTGGGATATAAAGAACAATACAAAGAAAAAGATTCATATCCCATTACTATTGATCTGGAAATTACTTCTGGAGGAGTCATTGACGGAGCTACCGAATATTCGGAATACTGGAGAAAAACCTATCCTACTGATAACACTTCTATAACTACACGAGAAGCTATTGATACTTCTCCTGAGTTTATTACTTCTTATTATGTAGATGAAAACGGGAATAAAATATCTGCTCCCACACTTGGAGAGACTGTTTTTCTCATTGCCGAATCAAAGAACATGATCGGAGAGACTGTAGACATAGAATTGGGAGATCTTACCGGGGCATTTGAATACAACGGAAGTGTATTAACCCAAAAAACATTAGAAAACATTGTTATTGACAGCAATACAATGAAAATAAAACTAAAAGCAGTTAATCCGTTAGAAAACTAA
- a CDS encoding nicotinate phosphoribosyltransferase — protein MNPLLLTDGYKLGHKDQYPEKTTLVYSNWTPRKSRIEGVDTVVFFGLQYFIKEYLLKQFDTYFFNQDKGKVVGEYKKYIDHYLGIDADVSHIASLHDLGYLPIEIKAVPEGTEVPIRVPMFTLVNTDPSFFWLTNYLETLLSGIIWQPCTSATIAKQYRKILIKYAQETDKDQIGFVDWQGHDFSMRGMSGSESAIISGMGHALSFSGSDTVPVAKAFETYYNADVTKELVIGSVNATEHSVMCAGSKDDEIGTFQRLLKTYPTGILSVVSDTWDLWKVLTEYLPVLKEQILNREGKLVIRPDSGDPVDIICGCEHDNPVIAKGVIELLWDEFGGSINEQGYKVLHPKVGAIYGDSITIERATQICKRLKRKGFASTNVVLGIGSFTYQYNTRDTFGFAMKATYVEIDGAGREIFKDPVTDDGTKKSAKGLIHLYEENGRIKLKDQCSKEEEGKGMLETVFKNGKLTREYSLEEIRERVQ, from the coding sequence ATGAACCCACTACTACTGACAGACGGTTATAAATTAGGACACAAAGATCAATATCCGGAAAAGACAACGTTAGTTTATTCCAACTGGACTCCAAGAAAAAGCAGGATAGAAGGAGTGGATACTGTTGTGTTTTTTGGGTTGCAATATTTCATCAAAGAATATTTACTAAAGCAATTTGATACGTACTTTTTTAATCAAGACAAAGGAAAAGTAGTCGGTGAGTATAAAAAGTACATTGATCATTATTTGGGAATTGATGCAGATGTATCTCACATAGCTTCATTACATGATTTAGGATATTTACCAATAGAAATAAAAGCGGTACCTGAAGGAACAGAAGTACCGATTAGAGTTCCGATGTTTACACTTGTTAATACCGATCCTTCTTTTTTTTGGTTGACAAACTATTTGGAAACATTATTGTCTGGAATTATTTGGCAACCATGTACGTCCGCAACCATTGCAAAACAATACAGAAAAATATTGATAAAATATGCTCAGGAAACCGATAAGGATCAGATAGGGTTTGTAGATTGGCAGGGGCATGACTTTTCTATGAGAGGAATGTCCGGTTCAGAATCTGCAATCATAAGCGGTATGGGACACGCTTTGTCTTTTAGCGGTAGTGATACAGTACCGGTTGCAAAAGCTTTTGAGACCTATTATAATGCTGATGTGACTAAGGAATTAGTGATCGGTAGTGTGAATGCAACAGAACATAGTGTTATGTGTGCGGGGAGTAAAGATGATGAAATAGGAACTTTTCAAAGGCTACTAAAGACCTACCCAACAGGGATTTTATCAGTTGTTTCTGATACTTGGGATTTATGGAAGGTATTGACAGAGTACTTACCAGTCTTAAAAGAGCAAATTCTCAATAGAGAGGGGAAATTGGTAATTCGACCGGATTCAGGAGATCCTGTAGATATTATTTGTGGATGTGAGCATGATAATCCTGTTATAGCAAAAGGAGTTATAGAATTATTATGGGATGAATTCGGGGGGAGTATAAATGAACAGGGATATAAAGTTTTACATCCTAAAGTAGGCGCTATATACGGAGATAGTATCACTATAGAAAGAGCGACTCAAATATGCAAACGCCTTAAGCGAAAAGGATTTGCTTCAACGAATGTGGTATTAGGAATTGGAAGCTTTACATATCAATATAACACTCGTGATACGTTTGGTTTTGCAATGAAAGCCACTTATGTAGAGATTGATGGAGCAGGAAGAGAAATTTTTAAAGACCCGGTTACAGATGATGGAACTAAAAAATCAGCTAAGGGATTGATTCATCTATATGAAGAAAACGGAAGAATAAAATTAAAAGATCAGTGTAGTAAAGAAGAAGAAGGAAAAGGGATGCTGGAAACGGTGTTCAAAAATGGGAAGTTAACGCGTGAGTATTCATTAGAAGAAATAAGAGAAAGAGTTCAGTAA
- a CDS encoding Crp/Fnr family transcriptional regulator has product MSTIWFFESTNLFKIFCPHKYKNFRENHKIDAYRKNDYIYFEEDSASKVYLIEDGKVKIGYYSEDGEEVIKCILTRGEVFGEKAILGENRRTEFAQSVDNTTAICAISVNTMHELMRNNKTFSLKVYKFIGMRFKRLERRLELLLFKDTKTRLLEFFNELKEDYGHCCPDTGDMVIEHPYTQKDIASLIGTSRPTLNIIMNELKESQVIDFNRKEIRLKNVA; this is encoded by the coding sequence ATGAGTACTATTTGGTTTTTTGAAAGCACCAATCTTTTTAAAATATTTTGTCCTCATAAGTATAAAAACTTCAGGGAAAATCACAAGATAGATGCCTATCGGAAGAATGATTATATCTATTTTGAAGAAGATTCGGCAAGCAAAGTGTATCTTATTGAAGATGGCAAAGTGAAAATAGGTTATTATTCAGAAGATGGAGAAGAAGTGATAAAATGTATTTTGACGCGAGGAGAAGTATTTGGAGAAAAAGCAATTCTGGGAGAGAATAGAAGAACAGAGTTTGCACAATCCGTAGATAATACGACAGCTATATGTGCGATAAGTGTCAATACGATGCATGAACTAATGAGAAATAATAAGACCTTTAGTCTGAAGGTCTATAAATTTATTGGTATGCGTTTTAAAAGATTAGAAAGAAGGTTAGAGTTACTTCTTTTTAAAGATACAAAAACGAGACTTCTAGAGTTTTTTAATGAGTTAAAAGAAGACTATGGTCATTGCTGTCCTGATACAGGAGATATGGTCATAGAACACCCCTATACACAAAAAGATATTGCCAGTTTAATCGGAACTTCCAGACCTACACTTAACATTATTATGAATGAGTTAAAAGAATCACAGGTAATAGACTTTAATAGAAAAGAAATTAGGCTAAAAAATGTAGCATAG
- a CDS encoding anti-sigma factor, with the protein MIKKVMIGAIALGVMLSSCNNDDDNSGTDSNVANLNIDLKGLEDLGDGYLYEGWIIVDGAPVSTGTFSVDGEGALSQKAFEVTKTSLETATAFVLTIEPDPDSDPAPADTKLLLAEFGSGNTASVSLAPVAEGDFATSSGDFFLRSPTDEASGTANNMNDQYGVWFGQPAMPPLATLNLPTLNAGWKYEGWVVTENGPLSTGTFTAVNEADDNAGSPEGFSGTESFGPPIPGEDFFRNAPEGVTFPLDVRGKTVVISVEPFPDNSPAPFLLKPLVGTAGTETAPTHYPFGLNAASFPSGTVSR; encoded by the coding sequence ATGATAAAAAAAGTAATGATTGGAGCGATTGCTCTGGGAGTTATGCTTTCATCATGTAATAATGATGATGATAATTCCGGAACAGATTCAAATGTAGCAAATCTAAATATAGACCTTAAGGGATTAGAGGATTTGGGAGACGGATACCTGTATGAGGGGTGGATAATCGTGGATGGAGCACCTGTATCGACGGGAACATTTTCGGTAGATGGAGAAGGGGCATTGTCTCAAAAAGCTTTTGAAGTAACTAAAACATCCTTGGAGACAGCTACTGCGTTTGTATTGACGATAGAGCCTGATCCAGATTCAGATCCTGCACCAGCAGATACCAAATTATTACTGGCAGAATTCGGATCAGGGAATACTGCTTCAGTATCACTTGCACCTGTAGCAGAAGGAGATTTTGCTACTTCTTCCGGAGACTTTTTCCTTCGTTCTCCAACAGATGAAGCTTCGGGAACTGCCAATAATATGAACGATCAGTACGGAGTTTGGTTTGGACAACCGGCAATGCCACCATTAGCAACTCTAAATTTACCTACCCTAAATGCAGGATGGAAATATGAGGGATGGGTAGTTACAGAAAATGGTCCCTTATCTACAGGAACTTTTACGGCGGTTAATGAAGCAGACGATAATGCAGGAAGCCCAGAAGGATTTAGTGGAACAGAATCTTTTGGTCCTCCAATCCCTGGAGAAGATTTCTTTAGAAATGCACCAGAAGGAGTCACTTTTCCTCTGGATGTAAGAGGAAAGACGGTTGTTATATCAGTAGAGCCGTTCCCAGACAATTCACCAGCACCTTTTCTCCTAAAACCTTTAGTAGGAACAGCAGGAACAGAAACTGCACCTACACATTATCCATTTGGTCTTAATGCAGCTTCTTTTCCTTCAGGAACTGTATCGAGATAA
- a CDS encoding TlpA disulfide reductase family protein, with product MKIDKNKITNIIFVIILVLFFIPSTRGMIQIVLTRIFSFSPSVVQVDERKKINSYDWKLHGVNTESINMQTAEGKVIVLNYWATWCPPCIAEMPSLQKLYTDYGDKVVFLFVTTDDDPELHKFMNDKHYNYPIYRSLSQTPHPFNGEKFPTTYVVDKKGNIVIDKVGAADWNSSTVRKVLDELLAE from the coding sequence ATGAAAATAGATAAAAACAAAATTACCAATATAATTTTTGTAATAATTTTAGTATTGTTTTTTATTCCTTCTACCAGAGGAATGATTCAGATTGTTTTGACCAGAATTTTTTCTTTTAGTCCTTCAGTTGTTCAGGTAGATGAGCGAAAAAAAATTAATAGCTACGATTGGAAATTGCATGGAGTTAATACAGAATCAATCAATATGCAAACTGCAGAAGGAAAGGTTATTGTACTAAACTATTGGGCAACATGGTGCCCTCCCTGTATTGCAGAAATGCCTTCATTACAGAAACTGTATACTGATTATGGAGATAAAGTAGTGTTTTTGTTTGTAACCACAGATGATGATCCGGAGCTGCATAAGTTTATGAATGATAAGCATTATAATTACCCAATTTATAGATCGCTTTCCCAAACTCCTCACCCTTTTAATGGAGAAAAATTTCCGACGACCTATGTAGTTGATAAAAAGGGAAATATTGTTATAGATAAAGTAGGAGCAGCAGATTGGAATAGTAGTACCGTGAGAAAAGTCCTAGATGAGTTACTAGCAGAATAA